The following are encoded together in the Candidatus Kryptoniota bacterium genome:
- a CDS encoding alpha/beta hydrolase-fold protein, whose protein sequence is MRVVGRFLILFAMIACANLATAQQTESFSRVSIPETEVRYLRSSIVGDTFEISIALPNNYYSKDTTYPVLYMTDANMCFPLTVQSARVMEQPGMEELPDIIIVGIGYRSLAQWGRLRFRDLTPTRIPEYSLSGGAPLFFRFIKEELIPFIKKNYKVSNDAAYEGYSYGGEFGLYVLFNEPELFHRYIIGSPWLPHDNFVMLKYESDYASTHRDLSAIVFMSVGELEETAGTVTEIGQVSDMKLLSERLLQRHYPSFMLETKVFEGETHLSAGPATISRGLRVIYRK, encoded by the coding sequence ATGCGAGTCGTTGGTCGTTTCCTCATCTTGTTTGCAATGATCGCGTGTGCCAATCTCGCAACGGCACAACAAACAGAAAGCTTTTCCCGCGTATCAATTCCGGAAACCGAAGTAAGATACTTGCGTTCTTCCATCGTCGGGGACACATTTGAAATTTCGATTGCTCTGCCCAATAACTACTACTCGAAGGACACAACTTATCCAGTACTGTACATGACAGACGCAAATATGTGCTTCCCATTGACGGTGCAGAGCGCTCGAGTCATGGAGCAGCCCGGTATGGAAGAGCTGCCGGATATAATCATTGTAGGCATAGGTTATCGAAGCCTGGCCCAATGGGGAAGGCTCCGTTTCAGAGATCTCACTCCCACACGTATTCCTGAATACTCCTTATCGGGCGGAGCGCCGTTGTTTTTCAGGTTCATCAAGGAAGAACTAATCCCCTTTATCAAGAAGAACTATAAAGTTTCGAATGATGCAGCATACGAGGGGTATTCTTATGGAGGGGAGTTTGGACTTTATGTGCTTTTCAATGAGCCCGAACTGTTCCATCGTTACATCATTGGAAGCCCATGGTTACCACATGACAATTTTGTCATGCTCAAGTACGAATCAGATTACGCCTCGACCCATCGCGACCTGTCAGCCATAGTGTTCATGTCAGTCGGGGAGCTTGAGGAAACTGCAGGCACCGTGACAGAAATTGGGCAGGTGAGCGACATGAAACTGCTCTCCGAACGGCTCCTGCAAAGGCACTATCCGAGTTTCATGTTAGAAACAAAAGTGTTTGAAGGAGAGACGCATCTTTCGGCAGGACCCGCAACGATAAGTCGCGGCCTGCGAGTGATCTACAGAAAGTAG
- a CDS encoding T9SS type A sorting domain-containing protein codes for METFTYDANGNELTWVDKLQENGQWVNSDSFTFTYDARGDELTYLLELSESGQWTDFSCDTSTYDANGHLLTHLYGVWQNGQWTDQESDTYTYDAKGNKSTVLLESWEGHWVDSLNYSYTYGSNENELTWLIQQWQNGQWANYERDTLAYDANGNLTLYLHERWSGSSWTPSVGSGLFDHPYVDVNGNFFDYEGYEVTFTYALITAVQPGKSNLPGSFSLEQNYPNPFNPTTTIKYQLAMNSNVTLKVYDVLGREVETLVNERQSAGSHNLTFNASNLPSGVYLYRLQAGTFTQVKKMILMK; via the coding sequence ATGGAGACCTTCACTTATGACGCAAACGGAAATGAACTCACATGGGTGGATAAATTACAGGAGAACGGCCAATGGGTAAACTCTGACAGCTTCACATTTACTTATGACGCAAGAGGAGATGAGCTTACATACTTGCTTGAACTGTCTGAAAGTGGTCAATGGACAGATTTCTCCTGTGATACGTCTACGTATGATGCTAACGGGCATTTACTCACGCATTTGTATGGGGTGTGGCAGAACGGACAATGGACAGATCAGGAAAGTGACACATATACCTATGACGCAAAGGGAAATAAGTCTACAGTTTTGCTCGAATCGTGGGAGGGACATTGGGTAGACTCACTAAATTATTCATACACCTACGGTTCGAATGAGAATGAGCTCACATGGTTGATTCAGCAATGGCAGAACGGCCAATGGGCAAATTATGAGCGCGACACGTTGGCTTACGATGCAAACGGGAACTTGACTCTTTATCTCCATGAGAGGTGGTCGGGTTCTTCATGGACACCTTCGGTTGGTAGTGGTTTGTTCGACCACCCATACGTCGATGTCAATGGTAACTTCTTTGATTATGAAGGATATGAAGTCACTTTCACTTATGCGCTTATCACTGCTGTACAACCGGGTAAGAGCAATCTTCCTGGCAGTTTCTCTTTGGAACAGAACTACCCCAACCCGTTCAATCCCACAACGACGATAAAGTATCAATTAGCAATGAACAGCAATGTAACATTGAAGGTTTACGACGTGCTCGGAAGAGAAGTGGAAACTTTAGTCAACGAACGCCAGAGTGCAGGTAGTCATAACCTAACATTCAACGCAAGCAACCTGCCAAGCGGAGTCTACTTGTACAGACTTCAAGCGGGAACATTCACACAAGTGAAGAAAATGATATTGATGAAATAG
- a CDS encoding T9SS type A sorting domain-containing protein: MKKRLLFFLISTLICGLCEHEASAQWYQISQLQNYPVTCFLVTSDSNVFIGGYFRYLVHSTDGGKTWVNSASGIPADTILSLASAGGYIFAGTSAGVYRSSDNGGSWQVANTGIIWGGAPVNQFATVDTTVYVATDGGIFRSTDFGTSWVSANNGLGTIGTSTVRTFGIISTPLGLIATQDLLQGAYILRPDSTTWRYIGLGTQWCDASALAAIDTILFAGTQGGVFMYSGKDTTWLPRSNGIQGSMQFCFFATTDSLIFIHAGYIGEIFMSSDLGQNWKAVDDSVFAGASVNAIAANKDYLFAGTSSGAWRIPIDDVITFVNVNHLQVPGEYTLSQNFPNPFNPSTVISYQLPLNGMVALKIYDILGREVETLVNERQTAGNHSVTFNASNLPSGVYFYRLEAGTFSQTKKLVLLK, translated from the coding sequence ATGAAAAAGCGACTTCTTTTCTTTCTGATTTCCACTCTTATCTGTGGATTATGTGAACATGAGGCGTCAGCACAGTGGTACCAGATTTCCCAACTGCAGAATTATCCCGTAACGTGCTTCCTTGTAACATCAGATAGCAATGTATTCATCGGAGGCTATTTCAGGTATCTCGTTCATTCCACCGATGGCGGGAAGACCTGGGTAAACTCGGCTAGTGGTATCCCTGCAGACACAATCCTCTCTCTTGCCTCCGCAGGCGGATACATATTTGCGGGAACAAGCGCCGGCGTTTATCGGTCTTCGGACAATGGAGGCTCATGGCAAGTGGCGAATACTGGTATTATTTGGGGTGGCGCGCCGGTAAATCAATTCGCGACTGTTGATACCACGGTTTACGTGGCCACTGATGGAGGTATCTTTCGCAGCACCGACTTCGGGACTTCATGGGTATCAGCAAATAACGGGCTTGGAACTATAGGGACCAGCACGGTTAGAACATTTGGAATAATCTCAACACCGTTGGGCCTCATAGCAACACAAGATCTTCTTCAAGGGGCTTATATCCTGCGACCGGATAGCACAACTTGGAGATACATCGGCCTCGGCACCCAATGGTGTGATGCCAGCGCCTTGGCAGCAATTGACACAATATTATTTGCGGGGACGCAGGGTGGCGTGTTCATGTACAGTGGAAAAGACACTACGTGGTTGCCTCGCAGCAACGGAATCCAAGGGTCAATGCAGTTCTGCTTTTTCGCGACGACAGATAGTCTAATCTTTATCCACGCCGGATATATCGGCGAAATATTTATGTCTTCCGATTTGGGCCAGAATTGGAAAGCGGTTGACGACAGCGTATTTGCGGGTGCGTCAGTCAACGCCATCGCAGCTAACAAAGATTATCTCTTTGCTGGAACATCGAGCGGCGCATGGCGAATACCAATCGATGACGTAATTACATTTGTAAACGTGAACCATCTCCAAGTCCCAGGCGAGTACACTCTTTCGCAGAACTTCCCAAACCCATTTAACCCAAGCACAGTAATCAGTTATCAGTTACCACTAAATGGCATGGTAGCACTGAAGATCTACGACATCCTTGGTAGAGAAGTAGAGACATTGGTCAACGAGCGCCAGACCGCAGGCAATCATTCAGTGACTTTCAATGCAAGCAATCTACCGAGCGGGGTGTACTTCTACAGACTTGAAGCTGGAACATTCAGTCAAACGAAGAAACTGGTTTTGCTGAAATGA
- a CDS encoding VOC family protein, whose translation MVFIHAGLAASSEEKADRFYAGILGLEKSLPKTLDKDLAQNIFGIDDELLILHYRDNNVHYEILVYQDYKAPEKQIAHTCIQAAGLNDIVNKCSGVGLKVVQIPKGDVVLTFISDYDGNLFELKEQPSSS comes from the coding sequence ATGGTTTTTATTCATGCAGGCTTAGCTGCAAGCAGTGAAGAAAAGGCCGACCGTTTTTATGCCGGTATATTAGGGCTTGAAAAATCACTGCCGAAAACTCTTGATAAAGACCTCGCTCAAAATATCTTCGGAATTGATGATGAGCTTTTAATTTTACATTACCGGGATAACAATGTCCATTATGAAATACTGGTTTACCAAGATTACAAAGCGCCGGAAAAACAGATTGCTCATACCTGCATCCAGGCTGCAGGCTTAAACGATATTGTTAACAAATGCAGTGGGGTGGGTCTTAAGGTAGTACAGATACCGAAGGGTGATGTTGTTTTAACTTTTATATCCGATTACGACGGCAATCTCTTTGAGTTAAAAGAACAGCCTTCCAGCAGTTAG
- a CDS encoding zinc-binding dehydrogenase, giving the protein MKVSMWYNNNDIRLEEVPTPSPGEGEMLVKVISCGICGSDLVEWYRLPRAPLVQGHEVGVEVVETGEGVDKFKKGDRLFIAPKVPCLKCRYCLKGHYPQCTGVKERLPGGFAEYILVPKILVENGSYLLPENVSYDQSTFIEPLACVVRSQRLASIEEGQTVLILGSGTSGLLNIQLAKFKNCKVIATDVNDKRLELAKRFGADYVINARADVLKELLQINGSKADTVIVTTSAMPAFKQAWEAVDMGGTVVLFTVPGPDKDVIVPVNDFWRKEIRILTSYYCGPPDIKDSLGLISKSKINVDELITHRLPIEDTAKGFKMVLEGKEALKVIIKPNEE; this is encoded by the coding sequence ATGAAAGTATCCATGTGGTACAATAATAATGATATAAGATTGGAAGAAGTGCCAACGCCGTCTCCCGGCGAAGGAGAGATGCTTGTAAAGGTTATTTCATGCGGCATATGTGGCAGCGATTTAGTTGAGTGGTACCGCCTGCCGAGAGCACCTCTCGTTCAGGGCCATGAAGTTGGTGTTGAAGTTGTGGAAACAGGTGAAGGAGTTGATAAATTTAAAAAAGGCGACAGACTTTTTATCGCACCCAAAGTACCCTGTCTTAAATGCCGCTATTGTTTAAAGGGGCATTATCCACAGTGCACCGGCGTAAAAGAAAGGCTGCCCGGCGGGTTTGCAGAGTACATACTTGTTCCCAAAATATTAGTTGAAAACGGTTCATATTTGCTGCCTGAGAATGTAAGCTATGATCAATCTACGTTTATTGAACCTCTTGCATGTGTTGTCAGATCGCAAAGGCTTGCATCTATTGAAGAAGGTCAAACAGTTCTTATATTGGGATCCGGTACGTCGGGGCTTTTGAATATTCAGCTTGCAAAGTTTAAGAATTGTAAGGTGATTGCAACAGATGTGAATGATAAAAGACTTGAACTGGCAAAGCGTTTCGGAGCAGATTATGTTATTAATGCCCGGGCAGACGTTTTGAAAGAGCTACTTCAGATAAACGGTTCTAAAGCCGATACGGTTATCGTAACAACTTCCGCCATGCCTGCATTCAAGCAAGCCTGGGAAGCCGTTGACATGGGCGGCACAGTAGTTTTATTTACCGTCCCAGGACCGGATAAAGATGTAATTGTTCCGGTAAATGATTTTTGGAGGAAGGAAATTCGAATACTTACATCTTATTATTGCGGTCCTCCGGATATTAAAGATTCACTCGGTTTGATCTCCAAGAGCAAAATCAATGTTGATGAACTTATTACGCACCGGCTGCCGATAGAGGATACAGCCAAGGGATTTAAGATGGTTTTGGAAGGAAAAGAAGCCTTAAAAGTAATTATAAAGCCGAACGAAGAATAA
- the lsrF gene encoding 3-hydroxy-5-phosphonooxypentane-2,4-dione thiolase, translated as MPGTEGANEAKEYYTNIPQKSQSYFLKGSNSLDWGMKNRLGRIFNPVSGRTVMLAIDHGYFQGPTTGLERIDVTILPLHPFADTLMLTRGVLRSIIPPETQKSIVLRVSGGTSVLKELSNESLAVDIEDAIRLNVSAMAVQVFIGGEHERESIINMTKTVDMGTRYGIPTLAVTAVGKNMVRDAKYFRLATRICAELGAQYVKTYYVPEDFETVTASCPVPIVIAGGKKIPELDALSMAHNAVQQGAAGVDMGRNIFQAESPIAMIKAVRAIVHDNESPEKAFELYNTFKNKKS; from the coding sequence AGGAATATTACACGAATATTCCGCAGAAATCCCAAAGTTATTTTTTAAAAGGATCAAATTCCCTGGATTGGGGAATGAAAAATAGGTTGGGCAGAATATTCAATCCTGTCAGCGGAAGAACGGTCATGCTTGCCATTGACCATGGTTATTTTCAGGGGCCGACTACGGGGTTGGAAAGGATCGACGTTACTATTCTTCCCCTTCACCCATTCGCTGACACGCTGATGCTTACGCGCGGTGTGTTAAGAAGCATTATCCCTCCCGAAACTCAGAAGTCAATTGTGTTAAGAGTTTCCGGAGGCACCAGCGTACTTAAAGAGCTTTCAAATGAGTCTTTAGCCGTAGATATCGAGGATGCGATTCGCTTGAATGTTTCAGCCATGGCGGTACAGGTTTTTATAGGTGGCGAGCACGAGCGTGAATCAATTATCAACATGACAAAGACGGTTGATATGGGAACACGATATGGAATTCCGACTCTTGCCGTAACGGCTGTGGGTAAAAACATGGTACGCGATGCAAAATATTTCAGGCTTGCAACGCGGATCTGCGCCGAGCTTGGCGCGCAGTATGTTAAGACTTATTATGTCCCCGAAGATTTTGAAACCGTTACGGCCTCGTGCCCAGTGCCGATTGTAATAGCCGGCGGGAAAAAGATCCCAGAGCTTGATGCCCTCAGCATGGCTCATAATGCCGTGCAGCAAGGTGCTGCAGGCGTGGACATGGGAAGAAATATTTTCCAGGCAGAATCACCTATCGCTATGATAAAAGCAGTAAGGGCGATTGTTCATGACAACGAATCTCCCGAAAAGGCCTTTGAACTTTATAATACTTTTAAGAATAAAAAATCATAA